A genomic stretch from Edaphobacter aggregans includes:
- a CDS encoding 50S ribosomal protein L25, with protein sequence MAATTNTEAIVATVREGKFNKNAARRVRVAGKIPAVVYGAGKDAVAVTVDPRAITRILHSESGHNTIFDLNVEGSGVVKAMIVDWQNEPIKGKLLHIDLKRIAMDKMMRVSVPIQLVGIPTGVKNQGGIMEHVLREVEIECLPGDIPSHLDVDVTGLELHGLIHVSDLPHSGSIKFLAEENATVAHVTIIKEEAPAEVDALAAAPAEPEVAKKGKTETAEAAPAADAKGGKK encoded by the coding sequence ATGGCAGCAACAACAAACACTGAAGCAATCGTCGCAACCGTCCGCGAGGGCAAGTTCAACAAGAATGCCGCTCGCCGGGTTCGCGTTGCAGGCAAGATTCCCGCCGTTGTTTACGGTGCGGGCAAGGACGCGGTTGCGGTTACGGTTGACCCCCGCGCGATCACCAGGATTTTGCACTCCGAGTCGGGCCACAACACGATCTTCGACTTGAACGTCGAGGGTTCGGGCGTGGTGAAGGCCATGATCGTCGACTGGCAGAATGAGCCGATCAAGGGCAAGCTCCTGCATATCGACCTGAAGCGGATTGCGATGGACAAGATGATGCGCGTATCGGTGCCGATTCAGCTGGTTGGTATCCCGACGGGCGTGAAGAACCAGGGCGGCATCATGGAGCATGTGCTGCGTGAAGTCGAAATCGAGTGCTTGCCCGGTGATATTCCGAGCCACCTTGACGTCGACGTTACGGGTCTCGAACTGCATGGCTTGATCCATGTGTCGGACCTGCCGCACTCGGGCAGCATCAAGTTCCTCGCTGAAGAGAATGCGACTGTGGCTCACGTCACGATCATCAAGGAAGAGGCTCCTGCTGAGGTTGATGCTCTGGCCGCTGCACCGGCTGAACCTGAAGTTGCCAAGAAGGGCAAGACCGAGACTGCGGAAGCAGCACCTGCGGCTGATGCCAAGGGCGGCAAGAAGTAA
- the pth gene encoding aminoacyl-tRNA hydrolase gives MKLIVGLGNPGIEYQFTPHNAGFLAVDRIAEDCGVAVTNRRGRALTARVRLAGQDVLLAKPETFMNLSGLSVAALVRELEIENVSEDVIVLYDELALPLGTIRIRRDGRPNGHNGVKSVSGALGTEEWLRIRIGVGKPALADGREIKAGGKDYLLSPMRKQELAVLDEVLDRVEDAVEMVLTQGVSAAMNEFNRRPTDPEKDSDEPKEK, from the coding sequence GTGAAGTTGATTGTCGGACTCGGGAATCCCGGGATTGAGTATCAGTTCACGCCACATAACGCCGGGTTTCTGGCGGTGGATCGGATCGCAGAGGATTGCGGTGTGGCCGTCACGAACCGTCGAGGCAGGGCTCTAACGGCCAGGGTACGGCTTGCGGGACAGGATGTTCTGCTGGCCAAGCCTGAGACCTTCATGAATTTGAGCGGGCTTTCGGTGGCCGCGCTGGTTCGTGAGCTTGAGATTGAGAACGTCTCGGAGGATGTGATCGTCCTCTACGACGAGCTGGCATTGCCGTTGGGTACGATTCGGATTCGCAGGGATGGAAGACCGAACGGGCACAACGGAGTGAAGTCGGTTTCGGGCGCGCTTGGGACCGAGGAGTGGTTGCGAATCCGGATTGGCGTTGGGAAGCCAGCGTTGGCGGATGGTAGAGAGATTAAGGCGGGCGGCAAGGATTACTTACTGTCGCCGATGCGCAAGCAGGAGCTTGCGGTGCTGGATGAGGTGCTCGACCGCGTGGAAGATGCTGTCGAGATGGTGCTGACGCAAGGTGTCAGCGCCGCGATGAATGAGTTCAACCGTCGGCCGACGGACCCTGAGAAGGATTCGGACGAGCCGAAGGAGAAGTAG
- the rpsF gene encoding 30S ribosomal protein S6 yields the protein MNRTYEIMFIVRPDVEEADLDKLIEGFSANVTNGGGEIKSVEKMGRRRLAYTVRKFNDGFYVLLTIVAAGSLITEIERRLRVSEQVIKFITVRMDEEEKRLAKVKAIRDTKVKRSSLPAAAPAQVQAEAPVAEVADVVAAEAPAADAAAV from the coding sequence ATGAATCGCACTTACGAAATTATGTTCATCGTCCGGCCGGACGTTGAAGAAGCCGACCTCGACAAGCTGATTGAAGGTTTCTCGGCCAATGTCACCAATGGTGGCGGCGAGATCAAGAGCGTAGAGAAGATGGGCCGCCGCCGGCTGGCTTACACGGTCCGCAAGTTCAACGACGGCTTCTACGTGCTGCTGACGATTGTTGCCGCTGGCTCGCTGATCACTGAGATCGAGCGTCGCCTCCGGGTCTCTGAGCAGGTGATCAAGTTCATCACCGTGCGCATGGACGAGGAAGAGAAGCGCCTGGCGAAGGTGAAGGCGATCCGCGATACGAAGGTGAAGCGCAGCTCGCTTCCTGCTGCCGCTCCGGCGCAGGTACAGGCTGAGGCTCCGGTTGCTGAAGTGGCCGACGTTGTCGCTGCCGAAGCTCCTGCCGCTGACGCTGCAG